A portion of the Micromonospora vinacea genome contains these proteins:
- a CDS encoding complex I subunit 1/NuoH family protein → MPLWVELVLRIGGVVVAFLTLPLLVGQAEHKVMAHMQGRLGPMYAGGFHGWAQLVADGVKFVQKEDITPREADRAVFRLAPAVALVPYLLVLLVIPLGPNDLVGQPLDIGLFFVLAVVGVGVVAVLMSAWASANKYSLLGGLRGAAQLLGYELPLVLAAASVAMAAGTLSLSGIVEAWQPWWLLWQAPAMIIFFVAGLAEIRRPPFDMPVADSELVFGYMTEYTGLRFAFFLLAEYVGIVVIAALTTVLFLGGWQGPFADDQLGWLWTLLKIFAVSFVIIWLRVSYPRLREDQLQRLCWLVLVPASLAQLVLTAAVRIAL, encoded by the coding sequence ATGCCGCTCTGGGTGGAGTTGGTGCTCCGGATCGGCGGCGTGGTGGTCGCGTTCCTCACCCTGCCGTTGCTCGTCGGTCAGGCCGAGCACAAGGTGATGGCGCACATGCAGGGCCGGCTCGGCCCGATGTACGCGGGTGGTTTCCACGGCTGGGCGCAGCTGGTGGCCGACGGGGTCAAGTTCGTGCAGAAGGAGGACATCACGCCGCGCGAGGCGGACCGGGCGGTGTTCCGGCTGGCCCCGGCGGTGGCGCTGGTGCCCTACCTGCTGGTGCTGCTGGTCATTCCGCTCGGTCCGAACGACCTGGTCGGGCAGCCGTTGGACATCGGCCTCTTCTTCGTGCTGGCCGTGGTCGGCGTCGGGGTGGTGGCGGTGCTGATGTCGGCGTGGGCGTCGGCCAACAAGTACAGCCTGCTGGGCGGGCTGCGCGGGGCGGCCCAGTTGCTCGGTTACGAGCTGCCGCTGGTGCTGGCCGCCGCGTCGGTGGCGATGGCGGCCGGCACGCTCAGCCTGTCGGGCATCGTCGAGGCGTGGCAGCCGTGGTGGCTGCTCTGGCAGGCACCCGCGATGATCATCTTCTTCGTCGCCGGGCTGGCCGAGATCCGTCGGCCCCCATTCGACATGCCGGTGGCCGACTCGGAGCTGGTCTTCGGCTACATGACCGAATACACCGGTCTGCGGTTCGCGTTCTTCCTGCTCGCCGAGTACGTCGGGATCGTGGTGATCGCCGCGCTGACCACTGTGCTGTTCCTCGGCGGTTGGCAGGGCCCGTTCGCCGACGACCAGCTGGGCTGGCTCTGGACGCTGCTCAAGATCTTCGCGGTGTCCTTCGTGATCATCTGGCTCCGGGTGTCCTACCCCCGGCTACGCGAGGACCAACTGCAACGCCTCTGCTGGCTGGTCCTCGTGCCCGCATCCCTGGCCCAACTGGTCCTCACCGCAGCAGTCCGCATAGCCCTGTAG
- a CDS encoding DUF2252 domain-containing protein, whose product MSSSVDQRSTHIVDVLTEEFGASMAIDPAAFRRKFRKMAASPFAFYRGSAALFYADQRGDFADDRFADERTSRVWIHGDLHAENFGTYMNASGQLVFNVNDFDEAYVGPFTWDLRRLAASVALLGYGKALSDTAIGELVAGFARSYLTELRAIAAGGDDAIGSITLDNADGVLRRVLQRARLNTRVDLLATQTTIDNYERRFSIGDGVFEIDDATRDLVSAAFQDYLGTLPTASTQLRPVAARIKDVVLRKGVGIGSAGLPSYNLLLEGHTQALENDVVIYMKQAQVPAVARYVTDETVRGYFQHQGHRTAESQRALQAHADPWLGFTELNGTGQLVAEVSPYAADLDWSDVNEPEELTGVLVDLGRAVARMHSVADDESSHDLVDYSTEEAIVAAVDSDEPAFVTHLVDFAHAYGVRARQDHQLFVDLFRNGRLPGI is encoded by the coding sequence ATGAGCAGCTCAGTGGACCAGCGGTCCACCCACATCGTCGACGTGCTCACCGAGGAGTTCGGCGCGTCGATGGCGATCGACCCGGCCGCCTTCCGCCGCAAGTTCCGCAAGATGGCGGCTTCCCCGTTCGCCTTCTACCGGGGCAGCGCCGCGCTCTTCTACGCCGACCAGCGCGGCGACTTCGCCGACGACCGGTTCGCCGACGAGCGGACCAGCCGGGTGTGGATCCACGGGGACCTGCACGCGGAGAACTTCGGCACCTACATGAACGCCTCCGGGCAGCTGGTGTTCAACGTCAACGACTTCGACGAGGCGTACGTCGGGCCGTTCACCTGGGACCTGCGCCGGCTCGCGGCCAGCGTGGCGCTGCTCGGCTACGGCAAGGCGCTCTCCGACACGGCGATCGGGGAGCTGGTGGCCGGGTTCGCCCGGTCGTACCTGACCGAGCTGCGGGCCATCGCCGCCGGCGGTGACGACGCGATCGGTTCGATCACCCTGGACAACGCCGACGGGGTGCTGCGCCGGGTGCTCCAACGGGCCCGACTCAACACCCGCGTCGACCTGCTGGCCACGCAGACCACCATCGACAACTACGAGCGACGCTTCTCCATCGGCGACGGGGTCTTCGAGATCGACGACGCCACCCGGGACCTGGTCAGCGCCGCCTTCCAGGACTACCTGGGCACCCTGCCGACCGCGTCGACGCAGCTGCGCCCGGTGGCCGCGCGGATCAAGGACGTGGTGCTGCGCAAGGGGGTGGGCATCGGCTCGGCCGGGCTGCCGTCGTACAACCTGCTGCTGGAGGGGCACACCCAGGCACTGGAGAACGACGTCGTCATCTACATGAAGCAGGCGCAGGTGCCAGCCGTGGCGCGGTACGTCACCGACGAGACGGTCCGCGGCTACTTCCAGCACCAGGGGCACCGGACCGCCGAATCGCAGCGGGCGTTGCAGGCGCACGCCGACCCGTGGTTGGGCTTCACCGAGCTGAACGGGACCGGGCAGCTCGTCGCCGAGGTCTCCCCGTACGCCGCCGACCTGGACTGGTCGGACGTGAACGAGCCGGAGGAGCTGACCGGGGTTCTCGTCGACCTTGGCCGGGCGGTGGCCCGGATGCACTCGGTCGCCGACGACGAATCCAGTCACGACCTCGTGGACTACTCCACCGAGGAGGCGATCGTCGCGGCGGTGGATTCCGACGAGCCGGCCTTCGTCACCCACCTGGTGGACTTCGCCCACGCGTACGGGGTGCGCGCCCGCCAGGACCACCAGCTCTTCGTCGACCTGTTCCGCAACGGTCGGCTGCCGGGGATCTGA
- a CDS encoding NuoI/complex I 23 kDa subunit family protein: protein MSDPSERGDTGERGLPGAGLVKGLAVTLKTMTSRSTTQQYPDTAPDLPPRSRGVIALSEENCTVCMLCARECPDWCIYIDSHKEEVAVPGAARPRQRNVLDKFDIDFSLCMYCGICIEVCPFDALYWSPEFEYAEYDIKDLLHDKDHLGQWMATVPPPPAHDPNGEPAKEETSAARKAAAARPVPPAVRPDADQDPAS from the coding sequence ATGAGCGACCCCAGCGAGCGCGGTGACACCGGCGAACGCGGCCTTCCCGGCGCGGGCCTGGTGAAAGGGCTGGCGGTCACCCTCAAGACGATGACCAGCCGTTCGACCACCCAGCAGTACCCGGACACGGCCCCCGACCTGCCGCCGCGCTCGCGCGGTGTGATCGCCCTGTCGGAGGAGAACTGCACGGTCTGCATGCTCTGCGCCCGCGAGTGTCCGGACTGGTGCATCTACATCGACTCGCACAAGGAGGAGGTGGCGGTGCCCGGCGCAGCCCGCCCCCGCCAGCGCAACGTGCTCGACAAGTTCGACATCGACTTCTCGCTCTGCATGTACTGCGGCATCTGCATCGAGGTCTGCCCGTTCGACGCGCTCTACTGGTCACCGGAGTTCGAGTACGCCGAGTACGACATCAAGGACCTGCTGCACGACAAGGACCACCTCGGTCAGTGGATGGCCACCGTTCCGCCGCCGCCCGCGCACGACCCGAACGGCGAGCCGGCCAAGGAGGAGACGTCCGCCGCGCGTAAGGCGGCCGCCGCACGTCCCGTTCCGCCAGCGGTACGCCCCGACGCCGACCAGGACCCGGCGTCGTGA
- a CDS encoding glucose 1-dehydrogenase, which yields MRAVTVRPGVANSLSLVEDQPEPAAEEGSVLVEALAVGICGTDHEIIAGEYGEAPPGADRLVIGHESLGRVIEDASGTLQPGDLVAGIVRHPDPVPCPNCAVGEWDMCRNGQYTEHGIKALPGFARDRWRVEPRFAVALDPALAQVGVLLEPTSVVAKAWDHIERIGHRAEWQPQTVLVTGAGPIGLLAALLGAQRGLSVHVLDRATDGPKPELVAGLGATYHAVPVNDLPFEPDVVIECTGAPTVVLDVMCKAGPTGIVCLAGVSSGGRTIDFDAGALNRALVLENNVVFGSVNANRRHWNMAAQALARADQVWLESLITRRVPVNRYADAYTPGPDDIKVVLEFAS from the coding sequence GTGCGCGCTGTGACGGTGAGACCTGGGGTCGCCAACTCGCTGAGCCTCGTCGAGGATCAGCCCGAGCCGGCTGCCGAGGAGGGCTCTGTCCTCGTCGAGGCGTTGGCGGTGGGAATCTGCGGCACCGACCACGAGATCATCGCCGGGGAGTATGGCGAGGCGCCGCCGGGTGCCGACCGCCTGGTCATCGGCCACGAGTCACTGGGCCGGGTGATCGAGGACGCGAGCGGCACCCTGCAACCCGGTGATCTGGTGGCCGGGATCGTCCGGCATCCCGACCCGGTGCCCTGCCCCAACTGCGCTGTCGGCGAGTGGGACATGTGCCGCAACGGTCAGTACACCGAACACGGCATCAAGGCGCTACCCGGGTTCGCCCGCGACCGCTGGCGGGTCGAGCCGCGGTTCGCGGTTGCGCTCGACCCGGCGCTGGCCCAGGTCGGCGTGCTGTTGGAGCCGACAAGTGTGGTGGCGAAGGCGTGGGACCACATCGAGCGGATCGGGCACCGGGCCGAGTGGCAGCCGCAGACGGTCCTGGTGACCGGGGCCGGGCCGATCGGGCTGCTGGCCGCGTTGCTCGGCGCCCAACGCGGGCTCTCCGTGCACGTGCTGGACCGGGCCACCGACGGGCCGAAGCCGGAACTGGTCGCCGGGCTCGGCGCCACCTACCACGCGGTGCCGGTCAACGACCTGCCCTTCGAGCCGGACGTGGTCATCGAGTGCACCGGCGCGCCGACTGTGGTCCTCGACGTCATGTGCAAGGCGGGCCCGACCGGGATCGTCTGCCTGGCCGGGGTGTCCAGCGGTGGCCGCACCATCGACTTCGACGCCGGGGCTCTCAACCGGGCGCTGGTGCTGGAGAACAACGTGGTGTTCGGCTCGGTGAACGCCAACCGGCGGCACTGGAACATGGCGGCACAGGCCCTCGCCCGCGCCGACCAGGTCTGGCTCGAGTCGCTGATCACCCGGCGGGTGCCGGTGAACCGGTACGCCGACGCGTACACCCCGGGGCCGGACGACATCAAGGTGGTGCTGGAGTTCGCGTCCTGA
- a CDS encoding ester cyclase, producing MTDVEAAARRFIADVWNARREESAYELVAEECPGLGGTGPEATLAWHRERRAAFPDLRYKIVDVVAAGERVAVHWRAAGTHVGQFGPVPPTGQVVSYSGATFLRFDAAGRIVEVWSCNELFQLLQQLGVEMLPPAVVSGPGA from the coding sequence ATGACGGATGTGGAGGCGGCGGCCCGGCGGTTCATCGCCGATGTGTGGAATGCCCGCCGGGAGGAGTCGGCGTACGAGCTGGTCGCCGAGGAGTGCCCGGGGCTGGGCGGCACCGGGCCGGAGGCGACGTTGGCCTGGCACCGTGAGCGCCGGGCGGCCTTCCCGGACCTGCGCTACAAGATCGTTGACGTGGTCGCGGCCGGCGAGCGGGTGGCAGTGCACTGGCGGGCCGCCGGCACCCACGTCGGGCAGTTCGGGCCGGTGCCGCCGACCGGGCAGGTGGTCAGCTACTCGGGGGCGACGTTCCTGCGCTTCGACGCTGCGGGCCGGATCGTCGAGGTGTGGAGCTGCAACGAGCTGTTCCAGTTGCTGCAACAACTCGGCGTCGAGATGCTCCCCCCGGCAGTCGTCAGCGGACCCGGGGCGTGA
- a CDS encoding Uma2 family endonuclease, producing the protein MTAALQSDYPPESEWTTDDLDALPEDGRRRELLDGVLLMSPSPTRTHQTIAMRLGAALDEECPDGYDVTQAVAVRINRTRSFIPDVLVTTSVAAAREPSKYEPHEVVLAIEIVSPSTRSIDRVLKPALYAQAGIPFYWRIETEGALEVVTYRIDAVNEVYTETGRWTKFVDTGEPFPINLPISRITPRVR; encoded by the coding sequence ATGACCGCCGCGCTGCAGAGCGACTACCCGCCCGAGAGCGAGTGGACGACTGACGATCTGGATGCGCTGCCCGAGGATGGCCGTCGCCGGGAACTGCTCGATGGAGTGCTGCTGATGTCCCCCTCCCCCACCCGCACCCACCAGACCATCGCGATGCGTCTTGGTGCCGCGCTCGACGAAGAGTGCCCCGACGGCTACGACGTGACCCAGGCGGTAGCGGTGCGTATCAACCGCACCCGCTCGTTCATCCCCGACGTTCTGGTGACCACGTCGGTCGCCGCCGCCCGCGAGCCGTCGAAGTACGAACCGCACGAGGTGGTGCTCGCCATCGAGATCGTCTCACCGAGCACCCGCTCGATTGACCGGGTGTTGAAGCCGGCGCTGTACGCCCAGGCCGGCATCCCCTTCTACTGGCGGATCGAGACGGAGGGTGCGCTTGAGGTCGTGACCTACCGGATCGACGCGGTGAACGAGGTCTACACCGAGACCGGGCGGTGGACGAAGTTCGTCGACACCGGCGAGCCCTTTCCGATCAATCTGCCGATCAGTCGGATCACGCCCCGGGTCCGCTGA
- a CDS encoding NADH-quinone oxidoreductase subunit B, with protein sequence MQLPAVLGEPIRFVLNWGRRYSLWVFNFGLACCAIEFIATSMGRHDFIRLGVIPFAHGPRQADLMVVSGTVTDKMAPAIKRLYDQMPEPKYVISFGACSNCGGPYWDSYSVTKGVDQLIPVDVYVPGCPPRPEALLHGILRLQEKIAAEQSGIGGVPQRDVLAAPLDAPPREAAAPRSVDSLSAPPVRPPAAT encoded by the coding sequence GTGCAGCTGCCGGCAGTGCTCGGTGAGCCGATCCGGTTCGTGCTGAACTGGGGGCGCCGCTACTCGCTCTGGGTGTTCAACTTCGGCCTGGCCTGCTGCGCCATCGAGTTCATCGCCACCAGCATGGGTCGGCACGACTTCATCCGGCTCGGCGTGATCCCGTTCGCCCACGGCCCCCGCCAGGCCGACCTGATGGTGGTCTCCGGCACGGTGACCGACAAGATGGCCCCGGCGATCAAGCGGCTCTACGACCAGATGCCCGAGCCGAAGTACGTCATCTCGTTCGGCGCCTGCTCCAACTGCGGCGGCCCCTACTGGGATTCGTACTCGGTGACCAAGGGTGTCGACCAGCTCATCCCGGTCGACGTGTACGTGCCCGGCTGCCCGCCCCGGCCAGAGGCCCTGCTGCACGGCATCCTGCGCCTCCAGGAGAAGATCGCCGCCGAGCAGTCCGGCATCGGCGGTGTGCCACAGCGGGACGTGCTGGCCGCGCCGCTGGACGCCCCGCCCCGCGAGGCCGCCGCCCCCCGCTCGGTCGACTCGCTCAGCGCCCCGCCGGTGCGCCCGCCCGCCGCGACCTGA
- a CDS encoding glutathione S-transferase family protein, with the protein MGEEKGGKYVEPGGEFTRDQRYIATRITEDGRDGYPVEPGRYRLAVSRACPWANRLIIVRRLLGLEDAISMAVAGPTHDARSWTFDLDPDGRDPVLGIERIQEAYFKRFPGYERGITVPAIVDVPTGQVVTNDYAQMSLDLSTQWRAYHREGAPQLYPAHLREQIDEVNAVVFRDVNNGVYRCGFAGSQEAYDKAYHQLFDRLDWLTERLTDQRYLVGDTITEADVRLFTTLVRFDPVYHGHFKCNRQKLSEMPVLWAYARDLFQTPGFGDTIDFDHIKRHYYEVHRDINPTGIVPLGPDLSNWLIPHGREALGGRPFGDGTPPPPPAEPVDPEHTPLR; encoded by the coding sequence GTGGGCGAGGAAAAAGGCGGCAAGTACGTCGAGCCGGGCGGCGAGTTCACCCGCGACCAGCGGTACATCGCCACCCGGATCACCGAGGACGGGCGCGACGGATATCCGGTCGAGCCGGGCCGGTACCGGCTGGCGGTCAGCCGGGCCTGCCCGTGGGCCAACCGACTGATCATCGTGCGGCGGTTGCTCGGTCTGGAGGACGCCATCTCGATGGCGGTGGCCGGCCCGACCCACGACGCCCGGAGCTGGACCTTCGACCTCGACCCGGACGGCCGGGACCCGGTGCTCGGCATCGAGCGCATCCAGGAGGCGTACTTCAAGCGCTTCCCCGGCTACGAGCGCGGCATCACAGTGCCGGCGATCGTGGACGTGCCGACCGGGCAGGTGGTGACCAACGACTACGCGCAGATGAGCCTGGACCTGTCCACGCAGTGGCGGGCGTACCACCGCGAGGGTGCCCCGCAGCTCTACCCCGCGCACCTGCGGGAGCAGATCGACGAGGTCAACGCAGTGGTGTTCCGGGACGTCAACAACGGCGTCTACCGGTGCGGGTTCGCGGGCAGCCAGGAGGCGTACGACAAGGCGTACCACCAGCTCTTCGACCGGCTGGACTGGCTCACCGAGCGGTTGACCGACCAGCGTTACCTGGTGGGTGACACCATCACCGAGGCCGATGTGCGGCTGTTCACCACGCTGGTCCGCTTCGATCCGGTCTACCACGGGCACTTCAAGTGCAACAGGCAGAAGCTGAGCGAGATGCCGGTGCTGTGGGCGTACGCCCGGGACCTGTTCCAGACTCCCGGGTTCGGCGACACCATCGACTTCGACCACATCAAGCGGCACTACTACGAGGTGCACCGCGACATCAACCCGACCGGGATCGTTCCGCTCGGCCCCGACCTGTCCAACTGGCTCATCCCGCACGGCCGGGAAGCGCTCGGTGGCCGCCCCTTCGGCGACGGCACCCCGCCCCCACCCCCGGCCGAGCCGGTGGACCCGGAACACACCCCGCTGCGCTGA